A segment of the Bdellovibrionota bacterium genome:
GAATTGGAACATTTCAGCGTGTACACTGCGACGGACGCGGACGTGGCGAGCGAGCTGGAAAAGTATTGCATCGAATGCGGCCGGAAGGATTTTCCCGTGGAGGACCTGGTGCGGGCCGAAATTCTGGAGAATCGAAGCATTTATTTGCCTGAGCGTTCCATATTGTACCTGAACGATTTGTCGGAAAATCGCGCGGCCGAGAAAGCCGCGCAATTGGTGGCCTCCAAGCTGCAAAGCACACCGGCCGTCTTCGGGCCGGCTTCTTCGCCGTCGGAAATTTTCTATCGTGCGATTATTTGGGAGGCGATCGGCTTTTTCGGATCCAAGATTCTCAATCCCAAACGAAAATGCGACCAGTACAGGGATTTCGAGCGTTTCTTGATTCGAACCCGAAAACGAAAGCTGCGCGGGCGATTACGGGACCAACGGGAAGCCGCGATCGCCGTGCTGGCGCACCGGGCGTTTGAACTCAAACGCGTTCGGACCGGCCGAACGAGCGGCATTCCCCGGAAAATCTTCCGACTTTCGCCTGCCCAGCTCTTCTTGGCCGCGAGCGCGATCGGACAGATCTTTGCCGACCGGCTCTATTATGGAATGGTGACCGATCTTGTTTCGATGAACGACGTTCGCGAACTCTTTTCTCCGCTTCCGAACGGCGCGGGCGCGGCGTCCGAACGCTATTGGGCGCTGGTCAAGCGGCTCCCGAGCCGAAGAATGAGTGCACAGAGCAAGGAAGATCGGTTTTGAGAATCACATGGCAAAGAGTGCCGACGTCGGTTGTTTCGATTGTGCGACGTTTGCATCGGAGGGGATATGAGGCTTATGTCGTGGGAGGCGCGGTTCGCGATCTGGTTCTCGGCAGGACTCCGAAAGACTGGGACGTCGCCACCAATGCGCGTCCGGAACGAATTGAAACACTTTTTCCGCGGACGATTCCGACGGGGAAAGTCTTTGGGACCATTACGGTTTTCTCGCGAGGGGACCAGGTGCAGGTGACGACGTTTCGAAGTGAAGGGAATTATCACGATCGCCGCCGCCCGTCGGCCGTAGAGTTCGTCGGTAATTTGGAGGGGGATCTCTCCCGGCGGGACTTTACGATGAATGCCATGGCGCTGGACCTGTCTCGAAAGAGAGTCATCGATCCTTACGGCGGTCTCCAAGATCTTCGAAACAAAAAGCTGAAGGCGGTGGGGAAGGCCGTCGAGCGTTTTCAAGAGGATACGCTCCGAGCGGTTCGCGCCGGTCGGTTTTTAGCGGAACTTCGATTACGGCCGTCCCCCTCGATATCGAGTGCGGCCCGGGCCGTTTCACCACACGTTCGCGAGCTGTCCGGCGAACGTATTCGAGATGAGTTGGTCAAACTTCTTCACTCTCCGAGGCCGAGTCTCGGATTCTTATGGCTCGATCGGGTCAAGATTCTTGAAATCGTTTTGCCGGAAGTGACGCGCGGAAAGCGGGTCTACCAGGGAGGTTGGCATGCCTATGATGTCTTCCGCCATACGCTTGAAGCCGTGGACGCAGGGCCGGCCGATTTGGTCATGCGACTGGCGCTGCTTTTTCACGATATCGCGAAGCCGATCACGCGAACCCGTGACAAAAAGGGATTTCATTTCTATCAGCACGATCGGCTCGGAGCGGAAATGGCGGGGGAAATCCTTCGAAGACTCCGATTCTCCAACGCCGTGATTGAAGACGTGACGATGCTCGTTC
Coding sequences within it:
- a CDS encoding CCA tRNA nucleotidyltransferase; amino-acid sequence: MRITWQRVPTSVVSIVRRLHRRGYEAYVVGGAVRDLVLGRTPKDWDVATNARPERIETLFPRTIPTGKVFGTITVFSRGDQVQVTTFRSEGNYHDRRRPSAVEFVGNLEGDLSRRDFTMNAMALDLSRKRVIDPYGGLQDLRNKKLKAVGKAVERFQEDTLRAVRAGRFLAELRLRPSPSISSAARAVSPHVRELSGERIRDELVKLLHSPRPSLGFLWLDRVKILEIVLPEVTRGKRVYQGGWHAYDVFRHTLEAVDAGPADLVMRLALLFHDIAKPITRTRDKKGFHFYQHDRLGAEMAGEILRRLRFSNAVIEDVTMLVRHHLFEAETISKTDAAVRRFMRRVGEDQVPRLLDFRSFDVKGCGPGRKVSPALRKIELRARKIQKAREALSLKDLKIDGDDVMKWLKIAPGPRVGEILKDALEYVLSKPSRNRRSDLRAHVLSREKSPTYS